A single Ziziphus jujuba cultivar Dongzao chromosome 11, ASM3175591v1 DNA region contains:
- the LOC107431692 gene encoding protein N-terminal glutamine amidohydrolase isoform X1, whose translation MTTQNLELSSSSNLDVSQFQHTPYYCEENVFFLCKKLCESGTADAKGSDLFVVFISNEKKQIPLWHQKASNRADGVILWDYHVICIQQKKNGGDSPHLVWDLDSSLPFPSPLDLYISETIRPSFQLFSEYQSRFFRIVHAPVFLQTFASDRRHMKDSVGNWIAEPPAYDPIVAEDGMVHNLNEYLDIHASDVAENAGVDLTSAVFSEKLGVVISHSQLEGFFSQI comes from the exons atgaCGACACAAAATTTGGAACTAAGCAGCTCTTCGAACTTGGATGTTTCTCAGTTCCAACACACCCCGTATTACTG CGAGGAGAATGTATTCTTTCTTTGCAAGAAATTATGTGAAAGTGGGACAGCAGATGCAAAGGGGTCTGATCTTTTTGTCGTTTTCATTTCCAATGAGAAGAAACAG ATTCCATTATGGCATCAAAAGGCTAGCAACAGAGCAGATGGAGTAATTCTATGGGATTATCATGTCATTTGCATACAG CAGAAGAAAAATGGAGGTGACTCTCCTCACTTAGTATGGGATTTAGATTCAAGTCTTCCATTTCCTTCTCCTTTAGATCTCTACATCTCAGAAACCATTCGGCCATCATTTCAACTCTTTTCTGAGTATCAGAG CAGGTTTTTCCGGATTGTACATGCTCCAGTGTTCCTCCAAACCTTTGCTTCTGATAGGAGGCATATGAAAGATTCCGTTGGTAATTGGATTGCTGAACCTCCTGCTTATGATCCCATTGTTGCTGAAG ATGGAATGGTGCACAATTTGAATGAGTATCTTGATATCCATGCGTCGGATGTGGCGGAAAATGCTGGAGTTGATTTGACAAGTGCTGTTTTTTCTGAGAAACTTGGAGTGGTTATAAGTCACAGTCAACTGGAGGGATTCTTTTCCCAAATTTGA
- the LOC107431692 gene encoding protein N-terminal glutamine amidohydrolase isoform X2 has protein sequence MTTQNLELSSSSNLDVSQFQHTPYYCEENVFFLCKKLCESGTADAKGSDLFVVFISNEKKQIPLWHQKASNRADGVILWDYHVICIQQKKNGGDSPHLVWDLDSSLPFPSPLDLYISETIRPSFQLFSEYQRFFRIVHAPVFLQTFASDRRHMKDSVGNWIAEPPAYDPIVAEDGMVHNLNEYLDIHASDVAENAGVDLTSAVFSEKLGVVISHSQLEGFFSQI, from the exons atgaCGACACAAAATTTGGAACTAAGCAGCTCTTCGAACTTGGATGTTTCTCAGTTCCAACACACCCCGTATTACTG CGAGGAGAATGTATTCTTTCTTTGCAAGAAATTATGTGAAAGTGGGACAGCAGATGCAAAGGGGTCTGATCTTTTTGTCGTTTTCATTTCCAATGAGAAGAAACAG ATTCCATTATGGCATCAAAAGGCTAGCAACAGAGCAGATGGAGTAATTCTATGGGATTATCATGTCATTTGCATACAG CAGAAGAAAAATGGAGGTGACTCTCCTCACTTAGTATGGGATTTAGATTCAAGTCTTCCATTTCCTTCTCCTTTAGATCTCTACATCTCAGAAACCATTCGGCCATCATTTCAACTCTTTTCTGAGTATCAGAG GTTTTTCCGGATTGTACATGCTCCAGTGTTCCTCCAAACCTTTGCTTCTGATAGGAGGCATATGAAAGATTCCGTTGGTAATTGGATTGCTGAACCTCCTGCTTATGATCCCATTGTTGCTGAAG ATGGAATGGTGCACAATTTGAATGAGTATCTTGATATCCATGCGTCGGATGTGGCGGAAAATGCTGGAGTTGATTTGACAAGTGCTGTTTTTTCTGAGAAACTTGGAGTGGTTATAAGTCACAGTCAACTGGAGGGATTCTTTTCCCAAATTTGA
- the LOC107431724 gene encoding villin-3 isoform X1, with translation MSSSAKGLDPAFQGAGQRVGTEIWRIENFQPVPLPKSEHGKFYSGDSYVVLQTTQGKGGAYIYDIHFWIGKDTSQDEAGTAAIKTIELDATLGGRAVQNREIQGHESDKFLSYFKPCIIPLERGVASGFKKPEEEEFETRLYICRGKRVVRMKQVPFARSSLNHDDVFILDTENKIYQFNGANSNIQERAKALEVIQFLKEKYHEGKCDVAIVDDGKLDTESDSGEFWVLFGGFAPIGKKVVAEDDVIPEVTPAKLYSITDGLKIVEGELSKSLLENNKCYLLDCGAEVFLWVGRVTQVEERKTAMQAAEEFLASQNRPKSTRITRLIQGYETHSFKSNFDSWPSGSAAPGAEEGRGKVAALLKQQGVGVKGMTKSAPVNEEVPPLLEGGGKMEVWRINGSAKTPLPKEDIGKFYSGDCYIILYTYHSGDRKEDLFLCCWYGNDSIEEDQKTASRLANTMSNTLKGRPVQGRIFEGKEPPQLIALFQPMVVLKGGLSSGYKKFIEDKGLTDETYTPDGIALIRISGTSVHNNKAVQVDAVATSLSSTECFLLQSGSSVFTWHGNQCTFEQQQLASKIAEFLKPGVTLKHAKEGTEISAFWFALGGKQNYTTKKVPPEVVRDPHLFTFSFHKGKFQVEEIFNFSQDDLLTEDVLILDTHAEVFVWVGQCVDTKDKQNAFEIGEKYIELAASLDGLSPKVPLFRITEGNEPCFFTTYFSWDHLKATIQGNSFQKKVSILFGIGSAAEEKSNGNSGGPTQRASALAALSSAFNPSSGKSALMDKSNGSSQGGPRQRAEALAALTSAFNPSSGTKPSPPRPSAAGQGSQRAAAVAALSQVLTAEKKKHSPDASPTRSPPSETSAPDAKSETAYSETEGSQDAAEEVVPASVSNTEDPEANQESVHDGNGSESSQSTFSYDQLKAKSDNPVTGIDFKRREAYLSEEEFQTVFGTTKEAFYKLPKWKQELQKKKFDLF, from the exons ATGTCTAGTTCAGCAAAAGGTTTGGATCCTGCATTTCAGGGAGCTGGTCAAAGAGT AGGGACTGAAATTTGGAGAATTGAGAATTTTCAGCCAGTTCCATTGCCAAAATCTGAACACGGAAAATTCTACAGTGGTGATTCTTATGTGGTCTTGCAG ACAACGCAAGGCAAAGGTGGTGCTTATATATATGACATTCACTTCTGGATTGGAAAAGATACAAGTCAG GATGAAGCTGGGACAGCAGCTATCAAAACCATTGAACTCGATGCAACTCTTGGAGGACGTGCTGTGCAAAATAGGGAAATCCAGGGCCATGAATCTGACAAATTTTTGTCATACTTCAAACCTTGTATTATACCATTGGAGCGAGGTGTTGCATCTGGATTTAAAAAGCCCGAGGAAGAAGAATTTGAAACACGCTTATATATCTGTAGGGGAAAACGAGTTGTCAGAATGAAGCAG GTCCCTTTTGCACGATCTTCACTGAACCATGATGATGTATTCATATTAGACACTGAGAATAAAATTTATCAGTTCAATGGTGCAAATTCCAACATCCAAGAAAGGGCCAAGGCTTTGGAAGTAATCCagtttttgaaagaaaagtaTCATGAGGGGAAGTGTGATGTTGCAATTGTTG ATGATGGGAAGTTGGATACAGAGTCAGACTCAGGTGAATTCTGGGTCCTCTTTGGTGGTTTTGCTCCAATTGGCAAGAAAGTTGTTGCTGAAGATGATGTTATTCCAGAGGTCACCCCTGCTAAACTGTATAG CATAACTGATGGCTTGAAGATTGTAGAAGGTGAACTATCAAAATCTTTGTTGGAAAACAACAAATGCTATCTACTGGACTGTGGTGCTGAGGTATTTCTTTGGGTTGGCCGAGTAACACAAGTGGAGGAGAGAAAAACTGCCATGCAAGCAGCTGAG GAGTTCCTTGCTAGTCAAAATAGGCCGAAGTCAACACGTATAACTCGACTTATTCAAGGTTATGAGACACATTCATTCAAGTCCAACTTCGACTCTTGGCCATCAGGATCTGCAGCTCCTGGTGCTGAGGAGGGAAGAGGAAAAGTAGCAG CTTTGTTGAAGCAACAAGGTGTTGGCGTGAAGGGAATGACAAAGAGTGCTCCTGTAAATGAGGAAGTCCCTCCTTTGCTTGAAGGAGGTGGAAAAATGGAG GTATGGCGCATCAATGGTAGTGCCAAAACTCCACTGCCCAAAGAAGATATTGGTAAATTTTATAGTGGAGATTGCTACATCATCCTTTATACCTACCACTCAGGTGATAGGAAAGAAGATTTATTTTTGTGCTGTTGGTATGGAAATGATAGCATTGAG GAGGACCAGAAGACCGCATCTCGATTGGCCAATACAATGTCCAACACACTGAAGGGGAGACCTGTTCAG GGTCGCATATTTGAAGGTAAAGAGCCACCGCAGTTAATTGCACTTTTTCAACCAATGGTGGTCTTGAAG GGTGGCCTGAGCTCTGGCTACAAAAAATTCATAGAGGACAAAGGTTTGACTGATGAAACTTACACTCCGGATGGTATTGCTCTAATTCGGATATCTGGAACTTCTGTTCATAACAATAAAGCAGTCCAAGTTGATGCG GTGGCAACATCACTGAGCTCTACTGAGTGTTTCCTTCTTCAATCTGGGTCTTCAGTTTTCACTTGGCATGGAAATCAGTGCACATTTGAACAGCAACAGTTAGCTTCAAAAATTGCAGAGTTTTTAaag CCAGGAGTTACCTTGAAACATGCCAAAGAAGGAACAGAGATCTCAGCCTTCTGGTTTGCACTTGGAGGAAAACAAAACTACACCACCAAAAAGGTTCCTCCTGAAGTTGTCAGAGATCCCCACTTGTTCACATTTTCATTCCATAAAG GAAAGTTTCAG GTGGAGGAAATTTTCAACTTCTCGCAAGATGACCTATTGACAGAGGATGTGTTGATACTTGACACACATGCTGAAGTATTTGTGTGGGTTGGTCAATGTGTGGATACCAAAGACAAGCAAAATGCTTTTGAAATTGGCGAG AAATACATAGAATTGGCAGCTTCTCTGGATGGGTTGTCTCCTAAGGTGCCACTGTTCAGAATCACCGAAGGAAATGAACCTTGCTTCTTCACAACATACTTCTCATGGGATCATCTAAAAGCTACT ATTCAAGGAAACTCATTCCAAAAGAAGGTTTCGATACTCTTTGGGATTGGCAGTGCTGCAGAG GAAAAGTCCAATGGGAATTCTGGAGGACCAACACAAAGGGCTTCTGCTTTAGCTGCTTTATCTTCTGCCTTTAATCCATCCTCTGGAAAATCGGCCCTTATG GACAAGTCCAATGGATCGAGTCAGGGAGGACCAAGGCAAAGAGCCGAAGCTTTGGCTGCTTTAACATCTGCATTTAATCCATCCTCTGGAACCAAACCCTCTCCTCCTAGGCCTTCTGCAGCAGGTCAAGGGTCACAAAGAGCTGCAGCAGTTGCTGCTCTTTCACAAGTTCTTACTGCTGAAAAGAAGAAGCACTCACCTGATGCCTCTCCTACTCGAAGTCCTCCATCAGAAACTAGCGCCCCTG ACGCAAAAAGTGAAACCGCCTATTCTGAGACAGAGGGGTCTCAGGATGCAGCTGAGGAAGTTGTACCTGCATCTGTCAGCAACACAGAGGATCCAGAAGCAAACCAAGAGTCTGTGCATGATGGGAATGGCAGTGAAAGTAGTCAAAGCACGTTCAGTTATGATCAACTGAAGGCTAAATCTGACAATCCAGTTACTGGGATTGATTTCAAGCGAAGAGAG GCCTATTTGTCAGAGGAGGAGTTTCAGACTGTATTTGGCACTACGAAAGAAGCCTTCTATAAACTGCCCAAGTGGAAACAAGAATTGCAGAAGAAGAAATTCGATCTATTCTAG
- the LOC107431724 gene encoding villin-2 isoform X2, whose amino-acid sequence MSSSAKGLDPAFQGAGQRVGTEIWRIENFQPVPLPKSEHGKFYSGDSYVVLQTTQGKGGAYIYDIHFWIGKDTSQDEAGTAAIKTIELDATLGGRAVQNREIQGHESDKFLSYFKPCIIPLERGVASGFKKPEEEEFETRLYICRGKRVVRMKQVPFARSSLNHDDVFILDTENKIYQFNGANSNIQERAKALEVIQFLKEKYHEGKCDVAIVDDGKLDTESDSGEFWVLFGGFAPIGKKVVAEDDVIPEVTPAKLYSITDGLKIVEGELSKSLLENNKCYLLDCGAEVFLWVGRVTQVEERKTAMQAAEEFLASQNRPKSTRITRLIQGYETHSFKSNFDSWPSGSAAPGAEEGRGKVAALLKQQGVGVKGMTKSAPVNEEVPPLLEGGGKMEVWRINGSAKTPLPKEDIGKFYSGDCYIILYTYHSGDRKEDLFLCCWYGNDSIEEDQKTASRLANTMSNTLKGRPVQGRIFEGKEPPQLIALFQPMVVLKGGLSSGYKKFIEDKGLTDETYTPDGIALIRISGTSVHNNKAVQVDAVATSLSSTECFLLQSGSSVFTWHGNQCTFEQQQLASKIAEFLKPGVTLKHAKEGTEISAFWFALGGKQNYTTKKVPPEVVRDPHLFTFSFHKGKFQVEEIFNFSQDDLLTEDVLILDTHAEVFVWVGQCVDTKDKQNAFEIGEKYIELAASLDGLSPKVPLFRITEGNEPCFFTTYFSWDHLKATIQGNSFQKKVSILFGIGSAAEDKSNGSSQGGPRQRAEALAALTSAFNPSSGTKPSPPRPSAAGQGSQRAAAVAALSQVLTAEKKKHSPDASPTRSPPSETSAPDAKSETAYSETEGSQDAAEEVVPASVSNTEDPEANQESVHDGNGSESSQSTFSYDQLKAKSDNPVTGIDFKRREAYLSEEEFQTVFGTTKEAFYKLPKWKQELQKKKFDLF is encoded by the exons ATGTCTAGTTCAGCAAAAGGTTTGGATCCTGCATTTCAGGGAGCTGGTCAAAGAGT AGGGACTGAAATTTGGAGAATTGAGAATTTTCAGCCAGTTCCATTGCCAAAATCTGAACACGGAAAATTCTACAGTGGTGATTCTTATGTGGTCTTGCAG ACAACGCAAGGCAAAGGTGGTGCTTATATATATGACATTCACTTCTGGATTGGAAAAGATACAAGTCAG GATGAAGCTGGGACAGCAGCTATCAAAACCATTGAACTCGATGCAACTCTTGGAGGACGTGCTGTGCAAAATAGGGAAATCCAGGGCCATGAATCTGACAAATTTTTGTCATACTTCAAACCTTGTATTATACCATTGGAGCGAGGTGTTGCATCTGGATTTAAAAAGCCCGAGGAAGAAGAATTTGAAACACGCTTATATATCTGTAGGGGAAAACGAGTTGTCAGAATGAAGCAG GTCCCTTTTGCACGATCTTCACTGAACCATGATGATGTATTCATATTAGACACTGAGAATAAAATTTATCAGTTCAATGGTGCAAATTCCAACATCCAAGAAAGGGCCAAGGCTTTGGAAGTAATCCagtttttgaaagaaaagtaTCATGAGGGGAAGTGTGATGTTGCAATTGTTG ATGATGGGAAGTTGGATACAGAGTCAGACTCAGGTGAATTCTGGGTCCTCTTTGGTGGTTTTGCTCCAATTGGCAAGAAAGTTGTTGCTGAAGATGATGTTATTCCAGAGGTCACCCCTGCTAAACTGTATAG CATAACTGATGGCTTGAAGATTGTAGAAGGTGAACTATCAAAATCTTTGTTGGAAAACAACAAATGCTATCTACTGGACTGTGGTGCTGAGGTATTTCTTTGGGTTGGCCGAGTAACACAAGTGGAGGAGAGAAAAACTGCCATGCAAGCAGCTGAG GAGTTCCTTGCTAGTCAAAATAGGCCGAAGTCAACACGTATAACTCGACTTATTCAAGGTTATGAGACACATTCATTCAAGTCCAACTTCGACTCTTGGCCATCAGGATCTGCAGCTCCTGGTGCTGAGGAGGGAAGAGGAAAAGTAGCAG CTTTGTTGAAGCAACAAGGTGTTGGCGTGAAGGGAATGACAAAGAGTGCTCCTGTAAATGAGGAAGTCCCTCCTTTGCTTGAAGGAGGTGGAAAAATGGAG GTATGGCGCATCAATGGTAGTGCCAAAACTCCACTGCCCAAAGAAGATATTGGTAAATTTTATAGTGGAGATTGCTACATCATCCTTTATACCTACCACTCAGGTGATAGGAAAGAAGATTTATTTTTGTGCTGTTGGTATGGAAATGATAGCATTGAG GAGGACCAGAAGACCGCATCTCGATTGGCCAATACAATGTCCAACACACTGAAGGGGAGACCTGTTCAG GGTCGCATATTTGAAGGTAAAGAGCCACCGCAGTTAATTGCACTTTTTCAACCAATGGTGGTCTTGAAG GGTGGCCTGAGCTCTGGCTACAAAAAATTCATAGAGGACAAAGGTTTGACTGATGAAACTTACACTCCGGATGGTATTGCTCTAATTCGGATATCTGGAACTTCTGTTCATAACAATAAAGCAGTCCAAGTTGATGCG GTGGCAACATCACTGAGCTCTACTGAGTGTTTCCTTCTTCAATCTGGGTCTTCAGTTTTCACTTGGCATGGAAATCAGTGCACATTTGAACAGCAACAGTTAGCTTCAAAAATTGCAGAGTTTTTAaag CCAGGAGTTACCTTGAAACATGCCAAAGAAGGAACAGAGATCTCAGCCTTCTGGTTTGCACTTGGAGGAAAACAAAACTACACCACCAAAAAGGTTCCTCCTGAAGTTGTCAGAGATCCCCACTTGTTCACATTTTCATTCCATAAAG GAAAGTTTCAG GTGGAGGAAATTTTCAACTTCTCGCAAGATGACCTATTGACAGAGGATGTGTTGATACTTGACACACATGCTGAAGTATTTGTGTGGGTTGGTCAATGTGTGGATACCAAAGACAAGCAAAATGCTTTTGAAATTGGCGAG AAATACATAGAATTGGCAGCTTCTCTGGATGGGTTGTCTCCTAAGGTGCCACTGTTCAGAATCACCGAAGGAAATGAACCTTGCTTCTTCACAACATACTTCTCATGGGATCATCTAAAAGCTACT ATTCAAGGAAACTCATTCCAAAAGAAGGTTTCGATACTCTTTGGGATTGGCAGTGCTGCAGAG GACAAGTCCAATGGATCGAGTCAGGGAGGACCAAGGCAAAGAGCCGAAGCTTTGGCTGCTTTAACATCTGCATTTAATCCATCCTCTGGAACCAAACCCTCTCCTCCTAGGCCTTCTGCAGCAGGTCAAGGGTCACAAAGAGCTGCAGCAGTTGCTGCTCTTTCACAAGTTCTTACTGCTGAAAAGAAGAAGCACTCACCTGATGCCTCTCCTACTCGAAGTCCTCCATCAGAAACTAGCGCCCCTG ACGCAAAAAGTGAAACCGCCTATTCTGAGACAGAGGGGTCTCAGGATGCAGCTGAGGAAGTTGTACCTGCATCTGTCAGCAACACAGAGGATCCAGAAGCAAACCAAGAGTCTGTGCATGATGGGAATGGCAGTGAAAGTAGTCAAAGCACGTTCAGTTATGATCAACTGAAGGCTAAATCTGACAATCCAGTTACTGGGATTGATTTCAAGCGAAGAGAG GCCTATTTGTCAGAGGAGGAGTTTCAGACTGTATTTGGCACTACGAAAGAAGCCTTCTATAAACTGCCCAAGTGGAAACAAGAATTGCAGAAGAAGAAATTCGATCTATTCTAG
- the LOC107431692 gene encoding protein N-terminal glutamine amidohydrolase isoform X3 — protein sequence MTTQNLELSSSSNLDVSQFQHTPYYCEENVFFLCKKLCESGTADAKGSDLFVVFISNEKKQIPLWHQKASNRADGVILWDYHVICIQKKNGGDSPHLVWDLDSSLPFPSPLDLYISETIRPSFQLFSEYQSRFFRIVHAPVFLQTFASDRRHMKDSVGNWIAEPPAYDPIVAEDGMVHNLNEYLDIHASDVAENAGVDLTSAVFSEKLGVVISHSQLEGFFSQI from the exons atgaCGACACAAAATTTGGAACTAAGCAGCTCTTCGAACTTGGATGTTTCTCAGTTCCAACACACCCCGTATTACTG CGAGGAGAATGTATTCTTTCTTTGCAAGAAATTATGTGAAAGTGGGACAGCAGATGCAAAGGGGTCTGATCTTTTTGTCGTTTTCATTTCCAATGAGAAGAAACAG ATTCCATTATGGCATCAAAAGGCTAGCAACAGAGCAGATGGAGTAATTCTATGGGATTATCATGTCATTTGCATACAG AAGAAAAATGGAGGTGACTCTCCTCACTTAGTATGGGATTTAGATTCAAGTCTTCCATTTCCTTCTCCTTTAGATCTCTACATCTCAGAAACCATTCGGCCATCATTTCAACTCTTTTCTGAGTATCAGAG CAGGTTTTTCCGGATTGTACATGCTCCAGTGTTCCTCCAAACCTTTGCTTCTGATAGGAGGCATATGAAAGATTCCGTTGGTAATTGGATTGCTGAACCTCCTGCTTATGATCCCATTGTTGCTGAAG ATGGAATGGTGCACAATTTGAATGAGTATCTTGATATCCATGCGTCGGATGTGGCGGAAAATGCTGGAGTTGATTTGACAAGTGCTGTTTTTTCTGAGAAACTTGGAGTGGTTATAAGTCACAGTCAACTGGAGGGATTCTTTTCCCAAATTTGA
- the LOC107431692 gene encoding protein N-terminal glutamine amidohydrolase isoform X4 encodes MTTQNLELSSSSNLDVSQFQHTPYYCEENVFFLCKKLCESGTADAKGSDLFVVFISNEKKQIPLWHQKASNRADGVILWDYHVICIQKKNGGDSPHLVWDLDSSLPFPSPLDLYISETIRPSFQLFSEYQRFFRIVHAPVFLQTFASDRRHMKDSVGNWIAEPPAYDPIVAEDGMVHNLNEYLDIHASDVAENAGVDLTSAVFSEKLGVVISHSQLEGFFSQI; translated from the exons atgaCGACACAAAATTTGGAACTAAGCAGCTCTTCGAACTTGGATGTTTCTCAGTTCCAACACACCCCGTATTACTG CGAGGAGAATGTATTCTTTCTTTGCAAGAAATTATGTGAAAGTGGGACAGCAGATGCAAAGGGGTCTGATCTTTTTGTCGTTTTCATTTCCAATGAGAAGAAACAG ATTCCATTATGGCATCAAAAGGCTAGCAACAGAGCAGATGGAGTAATTCTATGGGATTATCATGTCATTTGCATACAG AAGAAAAATGGAGGTGACTCTCCTCACTTAGTATGGGATTTAGATTCAAGTCTTCCATTTCCTTCTCCTTTAGATCTCTACATCTCAGAAACCATTCGGCCATCATTTCAACTCTTTTCTGAGTATCAGAG GTTTTTCCGGATTGTACATGCTCCAGTGTTCCTCCAAACCTTTGCTTCTGATAGGAGGCATATGAAAGATTCCGTTGGTAATTGGATTGCTGAACCTCCTGCTTATGATCCCATTGTTGCTGAAG ATGGAATGGTGCACAATTTGAATGAGTATCTTGATATCCATGCGTCGGATGTGGCGGAAAATGCTGGAGTTGATTTGACAAGTGCTGTTTTTTCTGAGAAACTTGGAGTGGTTATAAGTCACAGTCAACTGGAGGGATTCTTTTCCCAAATTTGA
- the LOC107431691 gene encoding tRNA-uridine aminocarboxypropyltransferase A — protein sequence MEPEDLDHLDVSGTSSSSPPPRRTICGNCSRPSPVCLCESLPAQPIPTKTHVVILHHPHEAQHKLSTTPVLTKCLLNSTTIVSRRLRPGLSPLLDQSPPAIYLFPPTHSSPAVNLSCLQVQDPEKPLVLVVFDGTWKHAKEMVSASEEFLSKFAKRVCLDFDETVSGGSIYDSELILRKEPFGGCVSTMEAVARALRVMEPNGLEIERKLVQVLRDMVRLQAGYLKPMKTRPKLLKKSKQPNKKLNHESESS from the coding sequence ATGGAACCGGAGGACCTCGACCACCTCGACGTCTCCGGCACCTCCAGCTCATCACCACCGCCTCGCCGGACCATATGCGGCAACTGCTCACGGCCCAGCCCAGTGTGCCTCTGCGAGTCTCTCCCGGCCCAGCCCATTCCAACAAAAACCCATGTCGTAATCCTACACCATCCCCACGAGGCCCAACACAAGCTTTCCACCACTCCGGTCCTCACCAAATGCCTCCTCAACTCCACCACCATCGTCAGTCGCCGTCTCCGGCCAGGCCTCTCTCCTCTCCTCGACCAATCCCCACCAGCCATTTACCTTTTCCCACCTACCCACTCGTCACCGGCGGTTAATTTATCCTGCCTGCAGGTACAGGACCCAGAGAAGCCTTTGGTGCTCGTCGTCTTCGATGGCACTTGGAAGCACGCGAAAGAGATGGTCAGCGCTAGCGAGGAGTTCTTGTCCAAATTCGCCAAAAGGGTGTGCTTGGATTTCGATGAGACAGTGAGTGGTGGGAGTATCTACGACTCGGAGTTGATTCTGAGGAAGGAACCCTTTGGTGGGTGCGTGAGCACTATGGAGGCCGTGGCAAGAGCTTTGAGAGTTATGGAACCCAATGGGTTGGAGATCGAGAGGAAGTTGGTCCAGGTTCTGAGGGATATGGTGAGGTTGCAGGCCGGTTATTTGAAGCCCATGAAGACCAGGCCGAAGCTGTTGAAGAAAAGCAAGCAACCAAATAAGAAGCTCAACCATGAGAGTGAAAGCtcttga